A part of Agromyces protaetiae genomic DNA contains:
- a CDS encoding Ig-like domain-containing protein: MGFFSLRGPARKSVASTAVLAVLAGVPIGIAVLHEGFPVTDPDLRVRDVWVTNASDLLAGRLNRQIEELDAAVAVASATADVFQNGDDVFLYDAVAGAVERVDPSYTELIERIDVPPASKLAYGGDVLAVLSPKGELWRISTGGELSFDWRGTEPVAKLGEGGAVAVSGEGTVLATAAEKGELLELARGVDEPERVEVGSLGEHQLAAVGEQPVILDRAKNTVIVGDRRVDLPDDGLRLQQSGPDAESAIVATSNGLLEIPLGGGEVVERSADGASGSTPDRVAAPVRVGTCVHGAWADSARYLAVCDGREPHAVALDQSSGSGRFEFRVNRDVVALNNLDNGDAWLIDSDLRLVDNWGEVSPPDESDGEEGDEKASTESFEDTLAQRTEQNRPPVAHDDTYGVRAGRATIIDVLQNDSDPDGDVLTVASTTAVPESMGRLEVIDGGRALQFLPAEAAAGTTSFRYSVSDGREGVAEASVNVRLVPESENVAPVSLRSAALSIEQNQQISYNLLTDWVDPDGDDVFLVDASPTGGDSVRASPDGSITFEHKSAELGLKEVAFTVSDGTATATGTLTVDVKPAGSLNPVGTPDFARVFPGESIAIEPLANDRSPSGAPLELLGVRETPDGATVTANPDRGTITFSSAAPGEYVFLYDLAAGEKLSVGLVRVQVAERPTDDAAPIAVKDTAYLRPGEPVVVPVLSNDVSPAGLVLAVQSVDDTATQGLVSVELLTNTVVRVSAFEALDRQLQFTYTVSDGRGTSTATVTVVPVPPLVKHQPPVALDDRTVVRAGDIVTVPVLANDYHPDASPIRLLDDLDQSGAPGGLAFIDDESIRFQAPETAGVQTVSYTITDDFEQTARATVTFTVVARDGSNRAPSPLPITSRTFESSGVKVDVPLDGIDPDGDSVTLLDFTSTPALGRITSRTSRSFTYEAFAGTAGTDSFTYEVQDAFGERATGTIRIGVIPRPLTQAPPVAVDDSVQMKPGRTFGIEVLANDTDPNGYALTVTDLPEIDKGITAEIRDGKRVVVKTPKSEGAYTLSYEVSNGHGGMDSAFVQIAVSDVAVIEPPTAEDQIIEPEKVVSKEPVAVFPLHDATNPGGLVEDLAVTVEGPNAKRAEVASDGTITVTPGQERYAVAFRLTNEVDDLSAMAFVIVPPLPPELLDEPQIDPRTGKTIEPTAPPAPTAAGATPTPTPTPTVKPKTQEELDAEEKAKFPPPHLKDLDEIVVPQNGKIEWDIEDLVEVPSGQPALLLSAEATHAKNDPMVDDTTLRFQPAKDYRGLATLTFEVTDGEDADDPVGRTALLRLQIIVGDPEFNDQPPTFTPRTLTIEAGESPVEIDLRASTDHTNRDNIQKVGYQNLKGATGAIAAQLTGGSKLRVSSPLGTPTNTSTRITFDLKFNEFTVPGYVDVKVVSSTRPKPIAVNDPGAGEIEMGRSETKLIPVLDNDFNPFAQDGQPLRIIDTSIDQASVGANASAVVSGSNVSVRTGPTFTGTLSIIYRIGDATKDATREAQGRVTVVVRAAPDKANPPTASAGDGTAIVRFTAPANNNSPITGYLLTWNGGSRDLGAAEAGRDQTISGLTNGTAYQFRVVAINAKGSSPASDQSVAVTPYGAPSAVGSLSIPTPGYGPTTVTANWTAPGVTGGGAVKYQARIDSGGWNDVSGLSFSFSNIGVGSHTVYVRAVNVGSGKPGPETSRAVGVPQEPPPPPVYGQVCKREFSSGRGWLVGLNYYNVPAGNYTVHATIAGGWTGTKPVIYLSGTGSVTLQNYIWNTTGPVSVSVVGPTTVSVGTASVSDWRNLPVGTCW; this comes from the coding sequence ATGGGGTTCTTCTCCCTGCGCGGTCCGGCGCGCAAGTCGGTGGCGTCGACGGCGGTTCTCGCGGTGCTCGCGGGTGTTCCGATCGGCATCGCGGTGCTCCATGAGGGGTTCCCCGTCACCGATCCCGATCTGCGGGTGCGCGACGTGTGGGTGACGAACGCCTCGGACTTGCTCGCCGGGCGGTTGAACCGTCAGATCGAAGAACTCGACGCGGCGGTCGCGGTCGCCTCAGCGACAGCCGACGTCTTCCAGAACGGCGACGACGTCTTCCTCTACGACGCCGTCGCGGGTGCCGTCGAGCGCGTCGATCCTTCATACACCGAGCTGATCGAACGCATCGACGTCCCGCCGGCGTCCAAGCTCGCATACGGGGGCGATGTGCTCGCCGTGCTTTCGCCGAAGGGCGAGCTTTGGCGGATCTCGACCGGTGGCGAGTTGAGTTTCGACTGGCGCGGCACCGAGCCGGTTGCGAAGCTCGGCGAGGGGGGCGCGGTCGCCGTCTCGGGCGAAGGCACGGTACTCGCCACGGCCGCCGAGAAGGGTGAGCTCCTCGAACTCGCGCGCGGCGTCGATGAGCCCGAACGCGTGGAGGTCGGCTCGCTCGGGGAGCATCAGCTGGCTGCGGTCGGCGAGCAACCGGTCATCCTCGATCGGGCGAAGAACACCGTGATCGTCGGAGACCGCAGGGTCGACCTGCCCGACGACGGTCTCAGACTCCAGCAGAGCGGGCCCGACGCGGAGTCGGCGATCGTGGCGACCTCGAACGGGCTTCTCGAGATCCCGCTCGGCGGAGGCGAGGTCGTCGAGCGCTCGGCCGACGGCGCGTCGGGGTCCACTCCGGATCGTGTCGCAGCCCCGGTGCGGGTCGGAACGTGCGTCCACGGCGCCTGGGCCGATTCGGCCCGGTATCTCGCCGTGTGCGACGGCAGGGAGCCGCATGCCGTCGCGCTCGACCAGTCGTCGGGCAGCGGCCGCTTCGAGTTCAGAGTGAACCGCGACGTCGTCGCGCTCAACAACCTCGACAACGGCGACGCCTGGCTCATCGACTCCGACCTGCGCCTCGTCGACAATTGGGGCGAGGTCAGCCCACCCGACGAAAGCGACGGCGAAGAGGGCGACGAGAAGGCCTCGACCGAGAGCTTCGAAGACACGCTCGCCCAGCGAACCGAGCAGAACCGGCCCCCGGTCGCGCACGACGACACCTATGGAGTACGCGCCGGTCGCGCGACGATCATCGACGTCCTCCAGAACGACTCGGACCCCGACGGCGACGTCCTCACCGTCGCATCGACGACCGCGGTTCCCGAGTCGATGGGGCGCCTCGAGGTCATCGACGGCGGTCGAGCGCTCCAGTTCCTGCCCGCCGAGGCGGCTGCGGGAACGACATCGTTCCGCTATTCGGTCAGCGACGGCCGCGAAGGCGTGGCCGAGGCATCCGTCAATGTCCGACTCGTCCCCGAGAGCGAGAACGTCGCCCCGGTGTCGCTGCGGAGCGCTGCGCTCAGCATCGAGCAGAACCAGCAGATCTCGTACAACCTGCTCACGGACTGGGTCGATCCCGACGGTGACGACGTGTTTCTCGTCGACGCGTCGCCCACGGGCGGCGACTCCGTGCGTGCGAGCCCCGACGGTTCGATCACGTTCGAGCACAAGTCCGCTGAACTCGGGCTCAAAGAGGTGGCGTTCACCGTGTCCGATGGCACCGCGACGGCGACCGGCACGCTCACGGTCGACGTCAAACCGGCAGGATCGCTCAACCCCGTGGGCACGCCGGACTTCGCGCGTGTGTTCCCCGGTGAATCGATCGCGATCGAACCGCTCGCGAACGACCGGTCACCGTCGGGCGCACCGCTCGAACTCCTCGGCGTCCGCGAGACGCCCGATGGGGCGACGGTGACAGCGAACCCCGATCGCGGCACGATCACCTTCTCGAGCGCCGCACCCGGCGAGTACGTCTTCCTCTACGATCTCGCGGCGGGTGAGAAGCTCAGCGTCGGCCTGGTGCGGGTGCAGGTGGCCGAGCGTCCGACCGACGACGCCGCTCCGATCGCCGTGAAGGACACCGCCTATCTGCGGCCGGGCGAACCCGTCGTGGTTCCCGTGCTTTCGAACGACGTCTCGCCGGCCGGCCTGGTGCTCGCCGTCCAGTCGGTCGATGACACTGCGACCCAGGGGCTCGTATCCGTCGAACTCCTGACGAACACGGTTGTCCGGGTGAGCGCTTTCGAAGCGCTCGATCGCCAACTGCAGTTCACCTACACGGTCTCCGACGGACGAGGGACGTCGACGGCGACCGTCACTGTCGTGCCCGTCCCGCCGCTCGTCAAGCACCAGCCGCCCGTCGCGCTCGACGACCGGACGGTCGTCCGCGCGGGCGACATCGTCACCGTTCCCGTGCTGGCGAACGACTACCATCCGGATGCCTCGCCCATTCGCCTGCTGGACGACCTCGATCAGTCGGGCGCGCCCGGCGGTCTCGCGTTCATCGACGACGAGAGCATCCGCTTCCAGGCGCCCGAGACGGCCGGCGTTCAGACGGTGTCCTACACGATCACCGACGACTTCGAGCAGACGGCGCGGGCGACGGTGACGTTCACCGTCGTCGCGCGCGACGGGTCGAACCGCGCGCCCAGCCCGCTGCCGATCACGTCGCGCACCTTCGAGTCGTCCGGAGTCAAGGTCGACGTGCCCCTCGACGGCATCGACCCAGACGGCGACTCGGTCACGCTCCTCGACTTCACCTCGACGCCGGCGCTCGGACGGATCACGTCCCGTACGAGTCGGTCGTTCACCTACGAGGCGTTCGCGGGCACGGCCGGCACCGACTCGTTCACCTACGAGGTTCAGGACGCGTTCGGCGAACGCGCGACGGGGACGATCCGCATCGGCGTCATTCCGCGGCCGCTGACCCAGGCGCCTCCGGTCGCGGTCGACGATTCGGTGCAGATGAAGCCCGGTCGCACGTTCGGCATCGAAGTCCTCGCGAACGACACCGACCCCAACGGCTACGCGTTGACCGTCACCGACCTTCCCGAGATCGACAAGGGCATCACGGCCGAGATCCGCGACGGCAAGCGCGTGGTCGTGAAGACACCGAAGTCCGAGGGCGCGTACACCCTCAGCTACGAGGTCTCCAACGGGCATGGCGGCATGGACTCGGCGTTCGTGCAGATCGCCGTGAGCGATGTCGCAGTCATCGAACCGCCGACCGCCGAGGACCAGATCATCGAGCCCGAGAAGGTCGTCTCGAAGGAGCCGGTCGCGGTCTTCCCGCTCCATGACGCGACGAACCCCGGCGGGCTCGTCGAGGATCTGGCCGTGACGGTCGAAGGGCCGAACGCCAAGCGCGCCGAGGTCGCTTCCGACGGGACGATCACCGTGACGCCGGGTCAGGAGCGCTACGCCGTGGCCTTCCGCTTGACGAACGAGGTCGACGACCTGTCGGCGATGGCGTTCGTCATCGTGCCGCCGCTGCCGCCGGAGCTCCTCGACGAGCCGCAGATCGACCCGAGAACGGGCAAGACGATCGAACCGACTGCACCGCCGGCTCCCACGGCAGCCGGAGCGACCCCGACTCCGACTCCCACTCCGACGGTGAAGCCGAAGACGCAGGAAGAGCTCGACGCCGAGGAGAAGGCGAAGTTCCCGCCGCCTCACCTGAAAGACCTCGACGAGATCGTCGTCCCGCAGAACGGCAAGATCGAGTGGGACATCGAAGACCTGGTCGAGGTGCCGTCGGGGCAGCCCGCACTCCTGCTGTCCGCCGAGGCGACGCATGCGAAGAACGACCCGATGGTCGACGACACGACGCTGCGGTTCCAGCCCGCGAAGGACTATCGGGGCCTCGCGACCCTCACCTTCGAGGTGACCGACGGCGAGGATGCAGACGACCCCGTCGGACGTACCGCGCTCCTCCGGCTGCAGATCATCGTCGGCGACCCCGAGTTCAACGACCAGCCGCCGACGTTCACGCCGCGCACGCTCACGATCGAGGCAGGCGAGTCGCCGGTGGAGATCGACCTGCGCGCGTCGACCGATCACACGAACCGCGACAACATCCAGAAGGTCGGCTACCAGAACCTCAAGGGTGCGACCGGTGCGATCGCCGCGCAGCTCACCGGTGGATCGAAGCTGCGCGTGTCATCGCCGCTCGGCACGCCGACCAACACATCGACGCGGATCACGTTCGATCTGAAGTTCAACGAGTTCACGGTTCCCGGCTACGTCGATGTGAAGGTCGTGTCCTCGACGCGTCCGAAGCCCATCGCGGTCAACGATCCGGGTGCAGGCGAGATCGAGATGGGCCGGAGCGAGACGAAGCTCATCCCAGTGCTCGACAACGACTTCAATCCGTTCGCCCAAGACGGCCAGCCGCTGCGCATCATCGACACGTCGATCGACCAAGCGAGCGTCGGCGCGAACGCGAGTGCTGTGGTGTCGGGTTCGAACGTTTCGGTCCGCACCGGACCGACGTTCACGGGAACGCTCAGCATCATCTACCGCATCGGCGATGCGACGAAGGATGCGACGCGCGAAGCGCAGGGTCGTGTGACGGTCGTCGTGCGCGCGGCGCCCGACAAGGCGAATCCGCCGACGGCCAGTGCCGGAGACGGCACCGCGATCGTGCGGTTCACCGCGCCGGCGAACAACAACTCGCCGATCACGGGGTACCTGCTGACGTGGAACGGCGGATCCCGTGACCTCGGTGCTGCCGAAGCGGGCCGCGATCAGACGATCTCCGGCCTGACCAACGGCACTGCGTATCAATTCCGCGTCGTCGCGATCAACGCGAAGGGGTCGAGCCCGGCCTCCGACCAGTCCGTCGCGGTGACGCCGTACGGTGCGCCTTCGGCGGTCGGATCCCTCTCGATCCCCACTCCGGGTTACGGTCCGACGACGGTCACGGCGAACTGGACGGCGCCCGGCGTGACCGGCGGCGGGGCGGTGAAGTATCAGGCCAGGATCGACAGCGGCGGATGGAACGACGTGTCCGGACTGAGCTTCTCGTTCTCGAACATCGGTGTCGGTTCGCACACGGTGTACGTGCGTGCGGTGAACGTCGGCAGCGGGAAGCCCGGACCCGAGACCTCGCGGGCGGTCGGCGTCCCACAGGAGCCGCCGCCGCCCCCGGTGTACGGACAGGTCTGCAAGCGAGAGTTCTCGAGCGGGCGGGGCTGGCTCGTCGGGTTGAACTACTACAACGTGCCTGCCGGCAACTACACCGTCCACGCGACGATCGCAGGTGGGTGGACCGGCACGAAGCCGGTCATCTACCTCAGCGGGACAGGGTCGGTGACACTGCAGAACTACATCTGGAACACGACCGGGCCCGTCTCCGTGTCGGTCGTCGGCCCGACGACCGTGAGCGTCGGCACCGCCTCGGTCAGTGACTGGCGCAATCTGCCCGTCGGCACCTGTTGGTAG
- a CDS encoding AAA family ATPase, with amino-acid sequence MAVTQEQAAWFQDAFGKLVDNVDQAILGKREVISLVLTAMLSGGHVLLEDVPGTGKTVLAKALANTIDGTHSRIQFTPDLLPSDVTGVTIYDQGKGRFEFHHGPIFASIVLADEINRASPKTQSALLEVMEEGRVTVDGVGYDVEPPFMVVATQNPIEQGGTYSLPEAQLDRFLIKTSLGYPDHQTAVTVLLDSANRSRAAGVSPIIAASSITTMANLAAEVFVDPSVVSYLNELVTATRAHQSAALGVSMRGALALARAVKTWAIAHGRTYVTPDDVRELAVPVLAHRIIVDPEAEFTGTTAREIVEAAITSVAPPAYRAA; translated from the coding sequence GTGGCAGTGACGCAAGAGCAGGCCGCCTGGTTCCAGGATGCATTCGGCAAGCTCGTCGACAACGTCGATCAGGCCATCCTCGGCAAGCGCGAGGTCATCTCGCTCGTGCTCACGGCGATGCTCTCGGGCGGTCACGTGCTCCTCGAAGACGTCCCCGGCACCGGCAAGACGGTGCTCGCCAAGGCGCTCGCCAACACGATCGACGGCACCCACTCGCGCATCCAGTTCACGCCCGACCTCCTGCCTTCCGACGTGACGGGCGTCACCATCTACGACCAGGGCAAGGGTCGCTTCGAGTTCCACCACGGCCCGATCTTCGCGTCGATCGTCCTCGCCGACGAGATCAACCGGGCGAGCCCCAAGACGCAGTCCGCGCTGCTCGAGGTCATGGAGGAGGGGCGAGTCACGGTCGACGGCGTCGGCTACGACGTCGAACCCCCGTTCATGGTGGTCGCCACGCAGAACCCCATCGAACAGGGCGGCACGTACTCGCTCCCCGAGGCGCAGCTCGACCGCTTCCTCATCAAGACGTCGCTCGGCTACCCCGACCACCAGACCGCGGTGACGGTGCTGCTCGACTCGGCGAACCGTTCGCGCGCCGCCGGCGTGTCGCCGATCATCGCCGCGAGCTCGATCACGACGATGGCGAACCTCGCTGCCGAGGTGTTCGTCGATCCCTCGGTCGTGTCGTACCTCAACGAACTCGTCACGGCGACCCGCGCGCACCAGTCGGCTGCGCTCGGCGTCAGCATGCGAGGTGCGCTCGCGCTCGCCCGCGCCGTGAAGACGTGGGCGATCGCCCACGGTCGCACGTATGTCACGCCCGACGACGTGCGCGAACTCGCGGTGCCCGTCCTCGCGCACCGCATCATCGTCGACCCCGAGGCCGAGTTCACCGGGACGACGGCTCGCGAGATCGTCGAAGCGGCGATCACGTCGGTCGCGCCTCCGGCGTACCGCGCGGCATGA
- a CDS encoding transglutaminase-like domain-containing protein gives MNRITAASWGDLAVLSVLSLVAVAGYETSFGDADFLLAAVGGLLVGTGAALAGTLLRVGVLPTVLLAIAAYFVFGTPFTMPAQGLFVVVPTLDSLTGLAFGAVYGWADILTIGTPIEAPYYIAAVPYVATWLVSLVCSLLVLRWLPRRGSVLRASVLLLGPIVLYISGILLGTDETFLAAVRGIAFAVIALVWLARRRSKIVESERGSDTRSLVRKTGGVAVVVAGAIVVGAAAGLAWSPAAGDRFVLRDHVTPPFDAREFPSPLAGFRHYTKDLAEESLFTATGLEPGDVIRLASMDSYTGRLWTVASPEEAADGGYAIVGETLPQPPLADLGSSRDVEIDVMSYDDVWMPMVRYGQTLRLLDKGSNERAGDLRYNPDNGTAVLTSGLSKGAKYEFSAEVQNEPDTDALLDVPIANLAMPPVDDVPDVVAAKAEEYAGDAATAIEQIRGIEQGLKSNGFLSHGLASDSVASRAGHGADRLIELFTRSQMVGDEEQYAAAMALMVRQLGYPSRVVMGFAPEIPQGAGSVEVLGADVTAWVEVPFEGVGWVSFRPTPDEVDVPQEQTPKPKSEPQPQVRQPPRSDSVDDELLSTVEIDDTEEDDPDRPFQIPVWVWFAAGSVLIPLLIVFVPMIIVAIAKARRRNRRRLDRPDRSSAGAWDELVDRYAELGFEPPALGSRLQVAAALERQSAEQGLADSARSLTPLAIAVDRDVFAGEDVSGVVDHRWTEADATAAAVSAAAGGFRRFVAKYRISKRGRSVKRASRGGRSSR, from the coding sequence GTGAACCGCATTACGGCAGCGAGCTGGGGCGACCTCGCCGTCCTGTCCGTCCTGAGCCTCGTGGCCGTCGCCGGGTACGAGACGAGCTTCGGCGACGCCGACTTCCTCTTGGCAGCGGTCGGCGGCCTGCTGGTCGGGACCGGTGCGGCGCTCGCCGGCACGCTGCTGCGGGTCGGGGTGCTCCCGACCGTGCTCCTGGCGATCGCCGCGTACTTCGTCTTCGGCACGCCCTTCACGATGCCCGCGCAAGGCCTCTTCGTCGTCGTGCCGACGCTCGATTCGCTGACCGGACTCGCGTTCGGCGCGGTCTACGGCTGGGCCGACATCCTCACCATCGGCACTCCCATCGAGGCGCCGTACTACATCGCCGCGGTTCCCTACGTGGCGACGTGGCTGGTCTCGCTCGTCTGCAGCCTGCTCGTGCTCCGCTGGCTGCCGCGGCGAGGATCGGTCCTGCGGGCGTCGGTACTCCTGCTCGGTCCGATCGTGCTCTACATCTCGGGCATCCTGCTCGGGACGGACGAGACGTTCCTGGCGGCGGTTCGAGGCATCGCCTTCGCAGTGATCGCGCTCGTCTGGCTTGCTCGGCGGCGTTCGAAGATCGTCGAGTCCGAACGAGGCTCGGACACCCGCTCGCTCGTCCGCAAGACGGGCGGGGTCGCGGTCGTCGTGGCGGGCGCGATCGTGGTGGGCGCCGCTGCCGGTCTGGCCTGGTCGCCTGCGGCAGGCGACCGATTCGTGCTGCGCGACCACGTCACGCCGCCGTTCGACGCTCGCGAGTTCCCGAGTCCGCTCGCAGGGTTCCGGCACTACACGAAGGATCTCGCCGAGGAGTCGCTCTTCACAGCGACCGGGCTCGAGCCCGGAGACGTCATCCGACTCGCCTCGATGGATTCGTACACAGGCCGGCTCTGGACCGTCGCGAGCCCTGAAGAGGCGGCAGACGGCGGATACGCGATCGTCGGAGAGACCCTCCCGCAGCCGCCGCTCGCCGACCTCGGATCCAGCAGGGACGTCGAGATCGACGTCATGTCGTACGACGATGTGTGGATGCCCATGGTCCGCTACGGCCAGACGCTGCGGCTCCTCGACAAGGGATCGAACGAGCGCGCCGGCGATCTGCGGTACAACCCCGACAACGGTACGGCTGTGCTCACGAGCGGCCTCTCGAAGGGCGCGAAGTACGAGTTCAGCGCCGAAGTCCAGAACGAGCCCGACACCGACGCGCTCCTCGACGTCCCGATCGCGAACCTCGCGATGCCGCCCGTCGACGACGTCCCCGACGTCGTCGCCGCGAAGGCCGAGGAGTACGCGGGCGATGCCGCGACCGCGATCGAGCAGATTCGCGGCATCGAGCAGGGGCTCAAGTCGAACGGCTTCCTGAGCCACGGGCTCGCATCCGACTCGGTCGCGTCTCGGGCCGGCCACGGCGCCGATCGCCTCATCGAGCTCTTCACGCGCTCGCAGATGGTCGGCGATGAAGAGCAGTACGCGGCTGCCATGGCGCTCATGGTGCGACAACTCGGCTACCCTTCGCGCGTCGTCATGGGCTTCGCACCTGAGATCCCCCAAGGTGCGGGCTCGGTCGAGGTGCTCGGCGCCGATGTGACGGCGTGGGTCGAGGTCCCGTTCGAGGGAGTCGGGTGGGTCTCGTTCAGGCCCACCCCCGACGAGGTCGACGTTCCGCAGGAGCAGACGCCGAAGCCGAAGAGCGAACCGCAGCCGCAGGTGCGACAGCCTCCGCGGAGCGATTCGGTCGACGACGAGCTGCTGTCGACCGTCGAGATCGACGACACCGAAGAAGACGACCCCGATCGTCCCTTCCAGATCCCGGTCTGGGTGTGGTTCGCCGCCGGCTCCGTGCTGATTCCGTTGCTCATCGTCTTCGTGCCGATGATCATCGTCGCGATCGCGAAGGCGCGCCGTCGGAATCGCAGACGCCTCGACCGGCCCGACCGGAGTTCGGCCGGTGCGTGGGACGAACTCGTCGATCGATACGCCGAGCTCGGGTTCGAGCCGCCCGCGCTCGGATCGCGTCTGCAAGTCGCGGCCGCACTCGAGCGTCAGAGCGCAGAGCAGGGTCTCGCGGACTCTGCTCGGTCGCTCACGCCGCTCGCGATCGCGGTCGATCGCGATGTGTTCGCGGGTGAAGACGTCTCGGGCGTCGTCGATCACCGATGGACAGAGGCCGACGCGACGGCTGCAGCGGTCTCGGCTGCGGCCGGCGGATTCAGGCGATTCGTCGCGAAGTACCGGATCTCCAAGCGCGGTCGTTCGGTGAAGCGCGCGAGCCGCGGCGGTCGCTCGAGTAGGTAG
- a CDS encoding FHA domain-containing protein yields the protein MASEAPRSEPVAPATGPTSIAIWSLRSDRLDIQLEGRTVLGRAPVVEPTFAPAVAIRVDDPERTVSKTHAIIEPAVGVCRVTDLRSTNGVRIERADGSSTDLASGASEDLADGDVVALGEYRFTVVGPARSNVYP from the coding sequence GTGGCATCCGAAGCCCCGCGTTCCGAACCCGTCGCCCCCGCGACGGGGCCGACCTCGATCGCGATCTGGAGCCTCCGCAGCGACCGCCTCGACATCCAGCTCGAAGGGCGAACCGTGCTCGGCCGAGCGCCGGTCGTCGAACCGACGTTCGCTCCGGCCGTCGCGATCCGAGTCGACGATCCGGAGCGCACGGTGTCGAAGACGCACGCGATCATCGAGCCGGCAGTCGGCGTCTGTCGTGTGACCGACCTGCGGTCGACGAACGGGGTGCGCATCGAGCGTGCCGACGGTTCGTCGACCGATCTGGCGTCCGGGGCGTCCGAGGATCTCGCCGACGGCGACGTGGTCGCGCTGGGGGAGTACCGGTTCACCGTGGTCGGGCCCGCCCGATCGAACGTGTACCCTTGA
- a CDS encoding DUF58 domain-containing protein: protein MTRAKARAEASEATVSQGRIALATVGRSIMRTLGAIGRRVATAGRAVGRIASPVTSVISTIGWLVLGAAVATALIAVAFDWVEFAFVAATLVGAVLIAIPFVFGRMRYNVAVELKPSRVVAGERALGRLVVVNDGSAATVPSRMELPVGAGVAGFRIPALAGGADHEELFAVPTQRRAVIVAGPAISVRGDELGLLRRTVKWSEPVELFVHPRTARLKPSAAGLVKDLEGETTQTITDHDISFHALRAYVPGDPLRNVHWRSSARTGQLMVRQYEETRRSELVLAQSTVAAHYADDDEFELAVSIFASLGVQVVRDGTTSSAATEDLSLRTSTTTSFLDDTSRIAPRTQTTVLREFVREVLRRAQSASVVLLVVGSELPLAELRSIETILPSEAQLLAFRADRGADARISKVGSTLVATIGDLSELAAVVKRVRP from the coding sequence ATGACGCGCGCGAAAGCGCGCGCCGAGGCATCCGAAGCAACGGTTTCGCAAGGGCGAATCGCGCTCGCGACGGTCGGGCGTTCGATCATGCGCACCCTCGGCGCGATCGGGCGCAGGGTCGCGACGGCCGGTCGTGCGGTCGGGAGGATCGCGTCCCCGGTCACGAGTGTGATTTCGACGATCGGATGGCTCGTGCTGGGTGCTGCGGTCGCGACCGCGCTGATCGCCGTCGCATTCGACTGGGTCGAGTTCGCATTCGTCGCTGCGACGCTCGTCGGTGCGGTGCTCATTGCGATTCCGTTCGTCTTCGGGCGCATGCGGTACAACGTCGCCGTCGAGCTCAAGCCGTCCCGCGTCGTCGCCGGGGAGCGTGCACTCGGCCGACTGGTGGTCGTGAACGACGGCTCCGCCGCAACCGTTCCGTCGCGGATGGAGCTTCCCGTCGGTGCGGGCGTCGCCGGCTTCCGCATTCCCGCGCTCGCGGGCGGCGCCGATCACGAAGAGCTCTTCGCCGTGCCGACGCAGCGACGCGCGGTCATCGTCGCAGGCCCCGCGATCTCGGTGCGCGGTGACGAACTCGGGCTGCTCCGCCGCACCGTGAAGTGGAGCGAGCCGGTCGAACTGTTCGTGCATCCGCGCACCGCCAGATTGAAGCCCTCCGCGGCGGGACTCGTCAAAGATCTCGAGGGCGAGACGACGCAGACGATCACCGACCATGACATCTCGTTCCACGCGCTTCGCGCCTATGTCCCCGGTGATCCGCTCCGCAACGTCCACTGGCGGAGTTCCGCCCGCACGGGTCAGCTGATGGTGCGCCAGTACGAAGAGACGCGCCGTTCCGAACTCGTGCTCGCGCAGTCGACAGTGGCCGCCCACTACGCCGATGACGACGAGTTCGAGCTCGCCGTCTCGATCTTCGCGTCGCTCGGAGTGCAGGTCGTCCGCGACGGCACGACGAGTTCGGCCGCCACCGAAGACCTCTCGCTCCGCACGTCGACGACGACCTCGTTCCTCGACGACACCTCGCGTATCGCGCCGCGAACCCAGACCACCGTGCTTCGGGAGTTCGTTCGCGAAGTACTGCGCCGCGCACAGTCGGCGAGCGTCGTGCTCCTCGTCGTCGGATCCGAACTTCCGCTCGCCGAGTTGCGGTCGATCGAGACGATCCTGCCTTCCGAAGCGCAGCTGCTCGCGTTCCGCGCCGACCGCGGCGCCGATGCCCGCATCTCCAAGGTCGGATCGACGCTCGTCGCGACGATCGGCGACCTCTCCGAACTCGCTGCCGTGGTGAAGAGGGTGCGACCGTGA